The proteins below are encoded in one region of Sander vitreus isolate 19-12246 chromosome 24, sanVit1, whole genome shotgun sequence:
- the cyp27a2 gene encoding sterol 26-hydroxylase, mitochondrial, which produces MMGFSAAARRALLRLSALCARPRTLAAARAGPELRPRRNLNVHATSSKAGKLKTIDDLPGPSLSTTLYWLFVKGYADKSHLLQGVQRRLYGPIWRSRFGPFDIVNVATPELIALVIQQEGRYPLRADLPHWQEYLDLRGLAYGLHVSPGPKWYQIRSALNPKMLKLQEVPAYAPIINQVVGDLLHRIELLRSLSQDQATVSDMAAELYKFGFEAISSILFETRLGCLQEEIPRDTLRFIAAVNTMLTVSDTVLLLPRWSRSVLPFWKRFIQAWDDLYGVAQTLIDRRIAEMDAQVCRGEPVEGMYLAYLLSSDTLSRAEVNISVTELLLGGVDTTSNTLSWALYRLARDRRAQDRLSTEVNSVCPDRREPTTDDLNRMPYLKAVIKETLRLYPVVPGNGRVSSENEVVLGNYWFPKGTQFHLCHYSACHDEAEFVDAELFVPERWLRSEAPGSVCGRAAPNFYQHHPYSFIPFGVGVRACVGRRVAEMEMYLALSRLMQHYEVQPEPGAPVVEPKTRTLLIPAKPIALRFLPRA; this is translated from the exons aTGATGGGTTTCTCGGCGGCTGCCCGTCGGGCTCTCCTTCGGCTCTCGGCGCTCTGCGCCCGGCCCCGGACTCTGGCGGCGGCCCGGGCCGGTCCGGAGCTGCGACCCAGAAGAAACCTGAACGTCCATGCGACGAGCAGCAAGGCGGGGAAGCTGAAGACCATCGATGACCTGCCCGGGCccagtttgtccaccactctGTACTGGTTATTCGTCAAAGGATATGCGGACAAGAGCCACTTACTGCAG GGTGTACAGAGAAGGCTGTACGGGCCCATCTGGCGCTCCAGGTTCGGGCCGTTCGACATTGTCAACGTGGCGACTCCAGAGCTCATAGCTCTGGTGATCCAGCAGGAGGGACGCTACCCGCTCCGAGCCGATCTGCCCCACTGGCAGGAGTACCTGGACCTGAGAGGACTGGCCTACGGGCTGCATGTGAG CCCGGGACCCAAGTGGTACCAAATCCGCAGCGCCCTGAACCCCAAGATGCTGAAGCTGCAGGAAGTGCCGGCCTACGCCCCCATCATCAACCAGGTGGTGGGAGATCTGCTGCATCGCATAGAGCTCCTCCGCAGTCTCAGCCAGGACCAAGCCACTGTTTCAGACATGGCTGCTGAGCTCTACAAGTTCGGCTTTGAAG CTATCTCCTCCATCCTGTTTGAGACGCGGCTGGGCTGCCTGCAGGAGGAGATTCCCAGAGACACGCTGCGCTTCATCGCTGCCGTCAACACCATGCTGACGGTGTCAGACACTGTGCTCCTCCTCCCCCGCTGGAGCCGCAGCGTCCTGCCCTTCTGGAAGCGCTTCATCCAGGCCTGGGACGATCTCTATGGCGTAG CCCAGACCCTCATCGACAGGAGGATTGCTGAAATGGACGCTCAGGTGTGCCGCGGCGAGCCGGTAGAGGGCATGTACCTGGCCTACCTGCTGTCCTCCGACACGCTGAGCAGAGCAGAGGTCAACATCAGCGTCACCGAGCTGCTGCTGGGTGGCGTGGACACG ACCTCCAACACCCTGTCGTGGGCGTTGTACCGCTTAGCGAGGGACCGCAGGGCTCAGGACCGACTGTCCACAGAGGTGAACTCTGTGTGTCCGGACAGACGAGAGCCAACCACAGACGACCTGAACAGGATGCCCTACCTGAAGGCCGTCATAAAGGAGACATTACG CCTTTATCCTGTGGTGCCTGGAAATGGACGCGTATCCTCTGAGAATGAGGTGGTTCTTGGCAACTACTGGTTCCCGAAGGGG ACTCAGTTCCATCTGTGTCATTACTCAGCCTGTCATGATGAAGCAGAGTTTGTAGACGCAGAGCTCTTTGTCCCGGAGCGGTGGCTCCGTTCCGAGGCACCCGGCAGCGTCTGTGGCAGAGCAGCGCCCAACTTCTACCAGCATCACCCGTACAGCTTCATCCCCTTCGGTGTTGGGGTGCGAGCCTGCGTGGGGAGAAGGGTGGCGGAGATGGAGATGTACTTGGCTCTGTCCAGG CTAATGCAGCACTATGAGGTCCAGCCTGAACCTGGTGCACCGGTCGTGGAGCCTAAAACTCGAACCCTGCTCATCCCTGCCAAACCCATCGCCCTGCGCTTCCTGCCCAGAGCCTGA
- the tmem198ab gene encoding transmembrane protein 198, which produces MTTPVEMLPAQPDQELNSERLDGCEDIGGRYKVVPSVVCSMCCLFGIIYCFFGYRCFKAVMFLTGLMFGSVVIFMLCYKERVLDTQLSVEASMGIGLGIGTLCGLVTMLVRSVGLFMVGLLLGLLVAVATLVGMEELSNSPPRSVWVPLGVLLGLGMLFAVLTLQWQRLFTTLSTATFGAAVITVALDYFVELFALVLYIYERIKAAPGKPVCWLTWVVLGVWPALTLLGVMVQWKVTAEGYSHTKVIISRQQRRMQVMRIRQRDDRYRNKKKKKQQHGSSSHHSNQAKQLHPEPAYRRKPNPIRRYDTDVLSPSYIQSFRDRQVQVQPVPSRLVGRPHTMVDIGYDHSSTTPLTGAAGPSLNV; this is translated from the exons ATGACGACCCCTGTGGAGATGCTGCCGGCCCAGCCCGACCAGGAGCTGAACTCCGAGCGCCTGGATGGCTGCGAGGATATTGGCGGCCGCTATAAGGTGGTTCCCTCTGTCGTCTGCTCCATGTGCTGTCTCTTCGGCATAATTTACTGCTTCTTCG GCTATCGCTGCTTCAAAGCGGTGATGTTCCTGACGGGCCTGATGTTTGGCTCCGTCGTCATCTTTATGCTCTGCTACAAGGAGCGCGTTCTGGACACCCAGCTGAGCGTGGAGGCCTCGATGGGCATTGGCCTGGGCATCGGCACGCTCTGCGGCCTGGTCACCATGCTGGTTCGCAGTGTGGGCCTCTTTATGGTGGGCCTGCTGCTGGGCCTGCTGGTGGCCGTGGCCACCCTGGTTGGCATGGAGGAGCTTTCCAACAGCCCGCCCCGCTCCGTCTGGGTGCCCCTGGGCGTGCTGCTTGGCCTAGGCATGCTTTTCGCCGTGCTCACCCTGCAGTGGCAGCGCCTCTTCACCACGCTGTCCACAGCCACGTTCGGTGCTGCAGTCATCACTGTGGCGCTGGACTACTTCGTTGAGCTCTTCGCCCTGGTGCTGTACATATACGAGCGAATAAAAGCAGCACCCGGCAAGCCGGTGTGCTGGCTGACGTGGGTGGTGCTCGGGGTGTGGCCTGCCCTCACGCTGCTGGGTGTCATGGTCCAGTGGAAGGTGACCGCTGAGGGATACTCTCATACCAAGG TGATCATCAGCCGGCAGCAGAGGAGGATGCAGGTGATGCGGATTCGTCAGCGAGACGATCGCTATCgcaacaagaagaagaagaagcagcagcacGGCTCCTCCTCTCACCATAGCAACCAGGCCAAGCAACTTCACCCTGAGCCCGCCTACCGCCGCAAGCCCAACCCCATCCGCCGCTACGACACAGACGTCCTCTCGCCG AGCTACATCCAGAGTTTCCGAGACCGGCAGGTGCAGGTGCAGCCCGTTCCGAGCCGGCTGGTCGGCCGACCGCACACCATGGTGGATATTGGCTACGACCACAGCTCCACGACGCCCCTCACCGGAGCTGCAGGACCTTCACTAAATGTCTAA